The segment catgttagtgagcatttctcctttgccaagataatccattcgcctgacaggtgtggcatatcaagaagctgattatcattaggatcattacacaggtgcaccttgtgctgggtacaatgaaagaccactctaaaatgtgcagttttgtcacacaacacaatgccattaatgtctcaagttttgagggagcgtgcaatcggcatgctgactgcaggaatatccgccagagctgctgccagagaatgtaatgttaatttctctaccagaAGCTGCCTCCAAAGTATTTTAGTGAATTTGGCAATGTGTCccaccggcctcacaaccgcaggccaGGTGTGGGTGAGCTGACGTCAACGCTGTTGACAGAGAGCACCATaatggcggtggggttatggtattggcAGGCATTAGCTACGGAcatcgaacacaattgcattttatcaatggcaatttgaatgcacaaaaatacctTGGTGAGATCCTGAGGCACATTGTGAAGCCCATTTTTTTCAAGGTATCTgcgaccaacagatgcatatctgtattcccagtcatgtgaaatccatagatttcagaatgaatttatttaaatttgactgatttcctcatatgaactgtacctcagtaaatcaatgaaattgttgcatgttgcgtttatatttttgttcagtacattaTATTCTTAGatatacatatttatatttattagtAGCCATAATTAATAAATGCAGGGCTCTTTATGGAGCCAATTTCGATTCAGTAAAGAACGCCCAGGGTTCTGATCAGAGGGTTTTATATAGAACTTTTAAAGGTTCCATTTATGAAGCAACCGATAGAACCTTTGTGCAAGTACACATTGGGAGAAGGGTGGAAAATCGGGACGCACACAACCTTGTATACTTAATCTCCGTCAATTAGCTAATAACGGCTTGGTCTGGATGCTTATATGGCCTATCCTTCAGAGACAGAATCATCTACTGAGGATGCTATGCGTAATGGGTAAGCAGAaaacaaacagaaagagagtTGTAACAGGCCCCAATACGATTCCAGGGCTCAACTTAAAACACCGTGAAATCTTTAAAGTGGTAATATCAAGTTCAACCTCCCCCAAAGGCCATAGCCTTAAAAGCCTTGCCCTTCATCGCTGTGTTTAGTGACTTTTTACTGCGCTAGAGTACATACATCAAAGGGAGTTTAGGAGACAGACGGCCCCCACCCTGAAAACATTCACCGCACATGCACGGCCTCGCCTTTATCTGCGCGTGCGTAATCACCCATAGAACACAGGCGCCTGTGCACAAAGAATGTCAGAAATGGTTTTGTTTCAATTTCACAATAATCAAATGGTTGACTTTTCCAGTAATGTGTAGCCTTCTAATATACCTTTTTGTGACAAACATATTATTGTTATGAGGTTTTTCCCTGTTCAAATATGCCATATCCTTAATGCAGGCTATAGTACAGCTGGAAAAAACAGAAATAATTACAGTAAAACAATGCTTCATGAATTATAGGCCTTAGTTGTGATAAAAACCTTGTCacattgtcctgtagcccatgtTCTTGGTTTTCTAAACTAATATAAACTAATATAGCCTAAATGTAATcacaagtaaaatggtcagtaatcGTAACTCTCTCTGGCCACCAGGACTTGACCTCTGAGCCCTTTACTTGACACCACtttaggagggggggggggggataggggcATTGAAATGTGACAAGATTGCGTGTTCTGTTCCAATTACGCAGCGTTCTATTGACACTTGGACAGGGCACTATTGAGCGGACATCTCAATTTCATTTCATTAGGCGCTTCGTGGCGCTCACGAAGCATGTTGTTCCAAATGGAACATGTTTTAAACGGCTCTATTACTCCCCACTGGTAATGGAACCTGCTTTCACTTCCGTTTAGAATTGCGGTCTCAAGGACGTTGTACTATAACAACATTATTATTTTGATGTCAGATATGCATTGGAGGCCATGATGCTTTTGATTGAAACGCTTGCATTGAATAATGTAATAGTATCATGCATTCGTCTTCACATTAGACCTTTTTAAATAACTTTGTTTTGTTTTAGACAAAACATACATCATATTTCCTCAAGAATATTGATAtttccaaaaatatatatatctgtagGCTATTTGCTGACTACGTCACAACTAACAACACAGATAATTTGTCCCTTGTTAAAAATGGAAATAGTTGGTTTAAATAATATGGATTACTACATTACAGATTAGGCTACATAACCTGGTGTCCAAATTATTAGTCAATTATTGATCTTCATAATTTACATATCAATCTTGTTCATCATCTTAATAATTGTGTTCCACCTAAGAGTTACATGTAAAACCTTTCAAACCAATTTTTTGAAAGCATGCATGCAGATTTGTCAGAATGCATCATAATGATTTTGTTTCCTTGTGGAAATTGAGGATTTGAGAACATAGACGTTCAGTGGGCCTGCTATATACTCATGCCGTGTGGTGATGTGCTTCTACACTCCGGTTCCAAAGCTGCTCGTCCTCCCTATTAGCCCTCGACCCCCCCCAAACCCACTGTCGTGATTGCTCGTTCCATAGAGAAATCCTatttctaattcctaattctatggcaTGTTCTCTGTTTATCCACATCCAATCGATGTGGGGCGTCATCAGGGGTGCCATCATGACGACTGCCCTATTAAGAATGACAGCTCGAGAGAAAGCGAGGGCAATGGTGATCCCTCCCAGAGATCGTGCTGCACTCTGGAGCGCTCGCCTCGCAGGGTCAGAACGtacatccccctctcttctcttctctcatttcaatccattcctcttctcttttctccacTCTCACGACTGAATCCCTTCGCCACCCGTAGTGTCCCAGCCAGATTGTGCTATTTCCATAGTAGCGATTTGGCGCTGGTTTATTCCACGCGCTTTCGTTTGTTCGTTCGTCGGTAATGGAAAACAGAAAAGAGATGGTGATGCTCCCGGAAGGTCAACTTGGCACGGCAGTTGGCAAGACTGGCTCTAATTTGTCGGAAGCAGTTGGAAGCCCCGCGCGAGAATCACAAGGCAAAACGGTCCACAGGAACTACACCAGCCCCGGTTCTGCGCCCTACTCGCGAGACAGAGCGGACGAGGAGGTGAAGAGCGCACGGGGACGCGTGTGCGCCGATATAAGGTCGGTTGGCATGTCCTCTTCAACCGAGAGACATCGATTAGATCACACCAACAAAGAAGCTAGCAGCTCGGACCCAGAGTCTGACTTCTATGAAGAAATTGATGTGAGCTGCACGCCAGAAAGCATGGACTACCCCAACGGGAAAGGTAATGCATGGAACGGCGTGGAACTCTTCTTTTCGTTTTCTTCAACACATTGCATGGATGGGATTTTGGACAACGTAAATGAATGAATGCAATAGATGTCACGCTGTAAACATCGCCAGTAGCCCATTTATGTGCATGCAGCATCCAGACTGAATAAGTAATTTATCGGGTAACATATGCAAGAAATTCTATATGATTGTATTATGGAAAGGGAGTGACAACGACTTACGGAACGTAATTGTTATGTTTTTGTAACAACGTTCATTTGGAATGAATGTCACATGAATGAATTTCACGAATAGCTGAACTCATGGATTGTTACATCCACACCCATGAGAGATCTCTCTTAGTGTTACACCCCCTTAGCTAGGGTTTTAACCACAGTGTCACTTTTTTAAAACGAGTACACCCGGCGCCAGACAAATTAACCAATTTGCACGAACTAGGCTACTAGTAGAGATTTTAAGTACTAAACAAACCACAAATAAAAATGGTAGACCAAAAAAAAACGTTTATATGAATTAGTTGGTAGACTGATTGGATTTGTCTGGGGACCAAACCCCTGGAGAACTGACATCAAACTGGGCATGTCTTTATGAAAATAGGCCCCAAAATAATTGTCTAATGCTTATTAACATATGTATTTTGAGGATGTGTTTTCAAATGAATGGGAAAAAGTAGAGTACATGTTGGCCGGATTATTATACATGTATTGTTATTGATTTAACCTgcatttaattaggcaagtcaatcATAGGCCTATGCTATTCCCTTcacatttaattaggcaagtcaatcATAGGCCTATGCTATTCTCTTcacatttaattaggcaagtcaatcATAGGCCTATGCTATTCTCTTcacatttaattaggcaagtcaatcATAGGCCTATGCTATTCTCTTcacatttaattaggcaagtcaatcATAGGCCTATGCTATTCTCTTcacatttaattaggcaagtcaatcATAGGCCTATGCTATTCTCTTcacatttaattaggcaagtcaatcATAGGCCTATGCTATTCTCTTcacatttaattaggcaagtcaatcATAGGCCTATGCTATTCTCTTcacatttaattaggcaagtcaatcATAGGCCTATGCTATTCTCTTcacatttaattaggcaagtcaatcATAGGCCTATGCTATTCTCTTcacatttaattaggcaagtcaatcATAGGCCTATGCTATTCTCTTcacatttaattaggcaagtcaatcATAGGCCTATGCTATTCTCTTcacatttaattaggcaagtcaatcATAGGCCTATGCTATTCTCTTcacatttaattaggcaagtcaatcATAGGCCTATGCTATTCTCTTcacatttaattaggcaagtcaatcATAGGCCTATGCTATTCTCTTcacatttaattaggcaagtcaatcATAGGCCTATGCTATTCTCTTcacatttaattaggcaagtcaatcATAGGCCTATGCTATTCTCTTcacatttaattaggcaagtcaatcATAGGCCTATGCTATTCTCTTcacatttaattaggcaagtcaatcATAGGCCTATGCTATTCTCTTcacatttaattaggcaagtcaatcATAGGCCTATGCTATTCTCTTcacatttaattaggcaagtcaatcATAGGCCTATGCTATTCTCTTCACATTTAATTAGGGAAGTCAATCATAGGCCTATGCTATTCTCTTCACATTTATTTCATGAAAATATCGTACTGATATCAAGTAAACAATTATCACAATTATGAATTAATAAAATTGTCCCTTCAACAGGTATGATATTCATCGATATGGATGGTTTAGTTTACTGTATATAGGCCTAATTTAGCATCAGATGCATTTTGGCTAGTTATGGTGCTCTGCTTTCGATTTTTGTCAACCTCAATCAAACGAAAAATATAGGCTGCAGTGTCAATTATACAAAAACAAAACGAACAAAAGAAACCGCTGTAGGATGCTATTGTATGATCAAATGTATCTTTATTTTTGGCTTTTCGATAACAAACAATCAGATTCATGTTTTGAACCCATTCCAGGTCGAAACGGTGATTCCCCCATCCACCCGAGTGATAGCGGTATGGATCCTGGTAAGATGGGTTTGGGCCAGGTTGCGCTGTCCTACGGGGCTGACGCGATGCGACGGTACCGGACAGCCTTTACTCGGGAGCAAATCGGCCGGTTGGAGAAGGAATTCTACCGGGAGAATTACGTGTCCAGGCCGAGGAGATGCGAGCTGGCGGCTTCGCTAAATTTACCAGAAACCACTATCAAGGTGAGATTAGGGtctataataacaacaacaatattacaaCAACATAATTCAATTTCTCGACTACATCTAAACCTATATTATTGTCCATAGAACATATGGCCATATAAAGGACATTGTTTTCTTTTTAGATTCGCAATTAAACTATGTAAGTTCGCTTGAAAACATATCAGACAAATCGAGGCCGAGGCTACTCAGACTTTATTTATGTGTGTTCTCAAAACAATGCAGTAAATGCAGGTAGGTGCAGGCAACATTTACCCAAATGAAACGGTGATTCATTTAGTTAATGATTAAACCGAAAACATTTAAGGGTCGAGCTTAAGTATTGACTCATTAATTGGAATTTGCATATGCCTATTGATCTGGCCACTACCCGCCAACTGTAAGGCCATTTGGAACCCTGCGTAAAGTGCAAAAACAACTGTAAATCCCTTGTCTGTCTCGTCACAGACTGATGTAGGTTAATAtgttaccctgtctgtctgtatgtctgtgttccATAGGTGTGGTTTCAGAACCGCCGGATGAAGGACAAGCGGCAGCGTCTGGCCATGACGTGGCCTCACCCCGCCGACCCCGCATTCTACACCTATATGATGAGTCACGCGGCCGCCACCGGGAACCTGGGTTACCCCTTCCCGTCCCACCTACCATTACCGTATTACTCCCACCTTGGGGTCGGAGCCGGCTCGGCCTCCTCCGCCACCCCATTCTCCAACCCCCTCAGGTCCCTTGACAGTTTCCGGATGTTGTCTCACCCCTACCAGAGGCCGGAGCTTCTGTGTTCGTTCAGGCACCCGCACCTGTACCCCAGCCCGGCCCACGGCCTCGGTCCCGGGGGGAGCCCCTGCTCCTGCCTCGCCTGTCACTCCGCTCAATCAAACGGCCTTCAACAGAGGCCTACAGGGTCAGATTTCCCGTGCTCCCCAACGAGCAGGACTGACGCGTTTTTGACGTTTACTCCGTCGGTGGTGAGCAAGTCCTCGCCGGGGACTttggaccagagagaggaggtgcCATTGAACAGATAAAACGAAGAGAGCACATCCACATGTGTTCATTGGACTGGGTCAAACAAGGGCAGAAGAGGGCCATAATCTTTTATCAAACTTAGAGAAAAAAACATGAACATGACCCAAACAGCATGAATACAACGATCACGTGGAGCATACTCCATACAAGCAGCAGCATAAACGACAGATACCGCAGTGCGCGCTGTTACATACACCTGCTACTACAAAAAGGAGAGATGAACGCGCCCAGGCGCAAACAATTTGCCTACCTTGTTTTTAAGCTATATGTTTTCTAGCACCAACGCGACGATCTCACACATCATGACAGTTTATCCACTGAAAAATAATAATTTCAGTTGTAAAACCCCATGCAGACTATGAAACATTATGAGATCggacaaaaaaacacatttgatttATTGAAGATTAATTTGGTGCGAGGAAAGAGAGAGCCCGGGTGGACTGGGAATTACAGACAACCGTTTATCTCCGTGATGGATGGCGTTAACGATTTATATTTAGGCCTATCTATAGTCTCTTTCAGATTTCCAAATTGACCTGTTTTTAAATTTCACTAGAATGGTCTATTCCAACTTCCTTTTTAACAAGGGAATGTGTTAACAGACTGCACAGTCTCATTATGgctctctatctccctacccGAGCCTCCCTTTTTGACGTGTTGGGGCCGAAATGTGCAGATGCTGGTAAAATTAGTAAGTGATGTAGGCCTATACGTACGTGGTGGATGGGTTTTGAGTGTTGAATAAATGATAATACCGGCGCGCGCGGAGGCCGTGGAGGGTTCGTTGCTGCCAAACCGTAACAAGGCGTCAGGGGAACGGATTAGCTCGCGCTGGCTTGGCGGGGACGAGGAGGAAAGGTGACGGGAGTCTGAGAAGAGGACGAGGGAGAAACGGAGAGGAGGATatagaagggaagggaagagagaaggcatTGGACTCACTCCAGGCAAATTAGTCCGAGTTCGTTTGCTCGAGCCGCTGATCTCACCCATATTACCATCGACTGAACACTtgccacctctctccccctgcctccccaatTCTTCTGCATCCTACTTCACCCTCAGCCAATGTTCATAATACCGAATGCTTGGATTAATGCATTTATAACGACTGATTCTGAAAGATAAGCCTTATATTTATTAGCCTACTCATTCTAAAATATTTTGGGGAAATTACTATTATTTCTTTATGTCAATTTCTCGCTTTGCACTGTTACTGACATAGTATTTCATCGAAATAACCCTGTCATGTTTATGGGTAGTACTGTAAAAAGGCTCATATAGGTGCTGAACTCTGGTCATTTTGCTGAATAAATTGTTGGATTGTTCTGGACTTCAAATTTGCAATAAACAGCATTTCAAACAACAACATCTATCGAATGTTTTATTTTATGACTCATTTATAGGCCTACTATTTTGAATCAAAGGAAGACCTGCATGTAGAATCCTACtctaaataaaatgaaaatattCTCCCAAAAGGTTATTCCTATTCTATTGATATGGAACGAATTCATAGCTCATTGTAAGGCCTAAAGTAATATAACTAACTGAAGTGGCCGGTGTCAAAACAGAGATGCTGGACCTCGTCTTGTGATGTGCGCGCGAGATTGTGTGGCAGCTAAGTGGTCCCCGGGCTCCGTTAACGCCCGTCATATTTTCTCCACTGGTTAATAGACAACAGCAGAATTAGTTGTCTCGAAAAGATATTGGAATGCAAAAGATCGATGATCTAACCGGCCCCACCAATCAGCCCGAGCTTAATTGGCTGCATTTGACTTGTAAATTGAGGCGCTCAATGTAAGCGAGAGCTTCCTGGAAATAATGGGACACATGTACCACGAGCTCAAATAGGGTTCTAATAGGCGTTTACATCGTCGAAAGGGTAGATTAGAAGTATTTCAGAAAATGAAAATTGAAAATGTGACATTTAAGTGGAAGGTGGATAAAGCATTCCAATAGATTATGACgtgtaaaacacagaaacaataCATTTTCCCTATAACTATGCAATGAGGCTAAAATAAGACTAATTAAGTCATGATCGTTCTCCAATTAACTAAGTTCCAATCGTTATCTAACGAATAAACCAGACAAGATTACACTACGGTTGGTTTTACATAGCCTACCATTTTAGGAATAAATAGTCTATGGCCTTATTATAGAGATACattttaggtcatttagcagatgctcttatccagaacaatTAGGATTAAacgccttgctcaagggcacattgacaccCAGTCTGcatggggattcgaaccagcgacatttcggttactggccaacCGCGCTTAGCAGCTCGGGTACCTGCGGCCCAAACTCTTCCTTTCCCTTTCCAATAACCACACTCTTCTAAAATATATTAGCACATATCTATATTTGTATCTGTAGGCTAATTATTCGTTAGATTCTCCCATTCCGCGGTCATATCCGTGTGTCAAGAGGTAAAAGGTTCGTCCTAATCAGACGGCGCCCGCGAGCCCCCTCCCCCCTGATATACCCTCCACCCCACGCGCGAAGGTGTGATTGATCGCCTTATTAAGTGGAGTTCTTGTAAGTGTGACCGAGCTGATTAAAATGCATATGTTTGGAATAATACACCGTTTAAACAGCCCGGGTCGGGCGAAACCACAAGGCAGATTTATGTAAGCTATCACGCCATATTTTAGCCTGATATGGAGGTTGCAGGACGGAAAGGAAAATAGTTTTGGTTtgcataataaaataataatgtaaaataaaatgtaaacgaAATACATATTCAAATGCATCGGCCATTTCAAAATGGTGTCCCATTGGACAGTGACAGTGTGAGTTATGGGCAGCAGCCAGGATCTTATTATGGTTATCCCATACAGTAGCAGCCACCCCCACCATATGATCATATTTTCAAACGCTCGTCACATTGCCGGAAAGACACATAAAAGTGATACAAATTACAACCACATTTAACCAACAACTCATATGGATCCCCAGCTCTCC is part of the Oncorhynchus gorbuscha isolate QuinsamMale2020 ecotype Even-year linkage group LG09, OgorEven_v1.0, whole genome shotgun sequence genome and harbors:
- the LOC124042703 gene encoding homeobox protein XHOX-3-like isoform X1, with the translated sequence MENRKEMVMLPEGQLGTAVGKTGSNLSEAVGSPARESQGKTVHRNYTSPGSAPYSRDRADEEVKSARGRVCADIRSVGMSSSTERHRLDHTNKEASSSDPESDFYEEIDVSCTPESMDYPNGKGRNGDSPIHPSDSGMDPGKMGLGQVALSYGADAMRRYRTAFTREQIGRLEKEFYRENYVSRPRRCELAASLNLPETTIKVWFQNRRMKDKRQRLAMTWPHPADPAFYTYMMSHAAATGNLGYPFPSHLPLPYYSHLGVGAGSASSATPFSNPLRSLDSFRMLSHPYQRPELLCSFRHPHLYPSPAHGLGPGGSPCSCLACHSAQSNGLQQRPTGSDFPCSPTSRTDAFLTFTPSVVSKSSPGTLDQREEVPLNR
- the LOC124042703 gene encoding homeobox protein XHOX-3-like isoform X2, whose protein sequence is MKALEGRNGDSPIHPSDSGMDPGKMGLGQVALSYGADAMRRYRTAFTREQIGRLEKEFYRENYVSRPRRCELAASLNLPETTIKVWFQNRRMKDKRQRLAMTWPHPADPAFYTYMMSHAAATGNLGYPFPSHLPLPYYSHLGVGAGSASSATPFSNPLRSLDSFRMLSHPYQRPELLCSFRHPHLYPSPAHGLGPGGSPCSCLACHSAQSNGLQQRPTGSDFPCSPTSRTDAFLTFTPSVVSKSSPGTLDQREEVPLNR